In Nymphaea colorata isolate Beijing-Zhang1983 chromosome 5, ASM883128v2, whole genome shotgun sequence, one genomic interval encodes:
- the LOC116254773 gene encoding cinnamoyl-CoA reductase 1-like translates to MLEAEGMEAAGKVGEVVCVTGSSGFIGSTLVRLLLRRGYTVRGTVQNLQNEKETRHLEALEGADSSLRLYQIDLLDYDSIFSAINGVVGVFHLASPCTVDQVTDPQRELLEPAIQGTLNVLKAAKASGVKRVVVTSSISAIVPSPGWPADVVKGEDCWTDVEYCKQNGLWYSASKTLAEKEAWRFAKETGLNVVVVNPGTVLGPILPPAINASMGVLLGLLQGNTDPYKDLHMGSVHVNDVALAHILVYENASASGRHLCVESITHYSDFVDMVAGLYPEYNLPRFTEETQPGLLRASNASKRLIDLGMEFVPLEQTIKDSIVSLREKGFLN, encoded by the exons ATGCTGGAAGCAGAGGGGATGGAGGCAGCCGGAAAAGTAGGGGAGGTGGTGTGCGTGACGGGTTCTAGCGGTTTCATCGGTTCCACTCTCGtccgcctcctcctccgccgGGGCTATACCGTCCGCGGCACCGTCCAGAACCTcc agaATGAGAAGGAGACGAGGCATCTAGAAGCATTAGAGGGAGCAGATTCGAGTTTGCGTCTCTACCAGATCGATCTACTAGACTACGACTCTATCTTCTCCGCCATAAATGGCGTCGTTGGCGTCTTCCACCTTGCCTCTCCGTGCACCGTGGATCAAGTTACCGACCCACAG AGGGAGCTTCTTGAACCAGCGATACAAGGCACACTCAACGTCCTCAAAGCAGCGAAAGCGAGCGGCGTGAAGCGGGTCGTTGTGACTTCGTCCATTTCGGCCATAGTTCCGAGCCCTGGTTGGCCAGCGGACGTTGTTAAGGGAGAAGATTGCTGGACCGACGTTGAGTACTGTAAGCAAAACGGG TTGTGGTATTCAGCGTCGAAAACTCTAGCAGAAAAAGAGGCATGGAGATTTGCGAAAGAGACCGGACTGAATGTGGTTGTGGTTAATCCGGGGACCGTACTGGGTCCCATTCTGCCTCCTGCCATCAATGCGAGCATGGGAGTGCTTCTTGGTCTTCTTCAGG GAAACACTGATCCGTACAAGGATTTGCACATGGGATCTGTACATGTGAATGATGTGGCTCTAGCACATATTTTAGTATATGAGAATGCTTCTGCATCAGGAAGGCATCTTTGTGTTGAATCTATTACTCATTATAGTGACTTTGTGGATATGGTTGCCGGACTTTATCCAGAATATAACTTGCCTAG GTTCACTGAGGAAACCCAGCCTGGGTTACTGAGGGCAAGTAATGCATCCAAAAGGCTGATTGATTTGGGAATGGAGTTTGTTCCATTAGAGCAAACCATCAAGGACTCGATCGTGTCACTTCGAGAGAAAGgatttttgaattga